From a region of the Microcoleus sp. FACHB-831 genome:
- a CDS encoding FAD-dependent hydroxylase produces the protein MALEQITQPSLTAETPTHQQDFDYDLAIVGGGIVGATLAAALKDSGLSVVLIERSPQSAAAAIGRAYAISVMSGRIFEGIGIWDKILPQIATFGQISLSDADYPGVVQFHPPDLGTDGLGYGAEHRVLLTALQECLQDCPNVHWLCPAEVISADYQADAVELEIMVKGEIPQSKIPNLKSKIRTRLLVAADGAKSPIRTAAGIGTQGWPYWQSCVVATIKPEYSHNNIAYERFWPSGPMGVLPLPGNRCQVVWTAPHAEAKALKELDKEEFLAELERRTAGKLGRLELVGDRYLFPVQLMQSDRYTQPRLALIGDAAHCCHPVAGQGMNLGIRDAAALAQVLQSAHNSREDIGDLRVLKRYERWRKTENLTILGFTDFLDRMFSNNWLPLVAIRRLGLIMLNGIRPFKTYALQLMTGLRGRHPQLASR, from the coding sequence ATGGCGCTGGAACAGATAACTCAACCAAGTTTGACAGCGGAGACACCCACACACCAGCAAGATTTTGACTACGATCTAGCAATTGTGGGCGGTGGCATTGTCGGGGCAACTCTCGCGGCTGCTTTGAAAGATTCCGGGTTGAGCGTAGTATTAATTGAGCGATCGCCCCAGTCTGCTGCCGCTGCTATAGGCCGAGCTTATGCTATTTCCGTGATGTCCGGGCGTATCTTTGAAGGAATCGGCATCTGGGACAAAATATTACCGCAAATCGCTACATTCGGACAAATTAGCCTGTCTGACGCTGACTATCCCGGAGTGGTGCAATTCCACCCCCCGGATTTAGGCACAGATGGACTTGGATATGGAGCGGAACATCGAGTGTTGCTGACAGCTTTGCAAGAGTGCTTGCAAGATTGCCCGAACGTGCATTGGCTGTGTCCCGCAGAAGTAATTAGTGCTGACTATCAAGCGGACGCTGTTGAATTAGAAATTATGGTGAAAGGGGAGATTCCCCAATCCAAAATCCCAAATCTAAAATCTAAAATTCGCACTCGCTTGCTGGTGGCGGCAGATGGTGCAAAGTCTCCCATTCGCACTGCTGCTGGTATCGGCACCCAAGGCTGGCCTTACTGGCAATCTTGCGTAGTTGCAACAATTAAACCAGAATACTCGCACAATAATATCGCCTACGAGCGTTTTTGGCCTAGCGGTCCGATGGGGGTTCTGCCTCTACCGGGAAATAGGTGTCAGGTTGTGTGGACTGCACCGCACGCGGAAGCGAAAGCCTTGAAGGAACTGGACAAAGAAGAATTTTTGGCAGAGTTGGAACGGCGCACGGCGGGAAAGCTGGGGCGTTTGGAACTGGTGGGCGATCGCTATCTGTTTCCAGTACAGTTAATGCAGAGCGATCGCTACACTCAACCTCGACTAGCCCTAATTGGCGATGCTGCCCACTGTTGTCATCCCGTTGCCGGACAAGGAATGAACCTGGGCATCCGAGATGCAGCTGCTTTGGCTCAAGTTTTGCAATCTGCCCACAATAGCCGTGAAGATATCGGCGATTTGCGCGTCCTCAAACGCTACGAACGTTGGCGAAAAACCGAGAACCTAACGATTCTCGGTTTCACCGATTTCTTAGATCGGATGTTTTCTAATAATTGGTTGCCCTTGGTAGCAATTCGCCGCTTGGGTTTAATAATGCTAAATGGAATTCGTCCGTTTAAGACTTATGCTTTGCAGCTTATGACTGGTCTAAGGGGGCGTCATCCTCAACTGGCTTCCCGCTAA
- a CDS encoding orange carotenoid protein N-terminal domain-containing protein, whose product MTVTTDKNILQVVEALGRFDVDTQLALLWFGYLDLKEGLNPANAPASQDIAEAFYHSIEALPHDQQLQAQRDIAGRVDNEISRSYGALSPSAKMDVWLRLAQGMEDGRIIGMPADYKLPSETDQFVAQVKQLDFENRVSFARAAAAQMGSHPQQGAPV is encoded by the coding sequence ATGACAGTTACGACAGATAAAAACATTCTGCAAGTAGTTGAAGCCCTTGGGCGCTTCGATGTCGATACTCAACTCGCCTTGCTATGGTTCGGCTACCTCGACCTCAAAGAAGGTCTTAACCCAGCAAACGCACCTGCTTCCCAAGACATTGCTGAAGCCTTCTATCACAGCATTGAAGCACTACCCCACGACCAACAACTGCAAGCACAGCGCGACATAGCTGGACGAGTAGATAATGAAATTAGCCGTTCTTATGGTGCTTTAAGCCCTAGCGCCAAGATGGATGTGTGGTTGCGTTTAGCACAAGGCATGGAAGACGGTCGCATCATTGGTATGCCCGCTGACTATAAACTGCCCTCTGAAACAGACCAGTTTGTAGCTCAAGTCAAGCAACTCGACTTTGAAAACCGGGTGAGTTTCGCCCGTGCGGCGGCGGCTCAAATGGGGAGCCACCCTCAGCAAGGCGCTCCTGTATAG